The following are encoded in a window of Bacillus sp. SORGH_AS_0510 genomic DNA:
- a CDS encoding Cof-type HAD-IIB family hydrolase: protein MIYRLLALNIDGTLLQTNGKIHKSTKEAIEYVQQKGIYVTLVTSRSFPSAKKVAKALKIKSPLITHQGAFIASSIEKPVYVKRINEDITYDTVRFLEGLPCQIRLVHEQFSIANKFKLNNQLIAKTIFTSGDPVFYSQQFVSSLSEYLHDQPVTPPKMEVYFEDKNDLLDAKQALSKMYTEINIIELDSLRLDIVPAGVSKLDGLSYLGSQLGIRKAEMVYIGDGIDDIPLIEAVGLGVSMWNADFEVKKASDWVTRSENEQGVAYMVKEHFRKQQPIEFLRKMKIIKN, encoded by the coding sequence ATGATTTACCGCTTACTCGCGTTAAATATTGATGGCACGCTTCTTCAAACGAATGGAAAAATTCATAAATCAACAAAAGAGGCTATTGAGTATGTACAACAAAAAGGCATTTATGTCACACTAGTAACTTCACGTAGTTTTCCTTCAGCCAAAAAGGTGGCTAAGGCGTTAAAAATAAAATCACCACTCATTACCCATCAAGGTGCTTTCATTGCAAGTTCTATCGAAAAACCGGTATATGTGAAAAGGATTAATGAGGACATTACCTATGACACTGTTCGATTTTTAGAGGGGTTACCATGCCAAATTCGTTTGGTGCATGAACAATTTTCTATCGCCAATAAATTTAAATTAAATAATCAGCTAATAGCAAAAACAATATTTACTTCGGGGGATCCAGTTTTCTATTCTCAGCAGTTTGTATCCTCATTAAGTGAATATTTACATGACCAGCCCGTTACACCACCGAAGATGGAGGTTTATTTTGAAGACAAAAATGACCTGCTAGATGCAAAGCAGGCTTTAAGTAAGATGTATACTGAAATCAATATCATTGAGCTTGATTCACTAAGATTAGACATTGTCCCGGCAGGTGTCTCCAAGTTAGATGGGTTAAGTTACCTAGGAAGTCAACTAGGTATCCGTAAAGCTGAAATGGTTTATATTGGTGATGGAATAGACGATATTCCGCTGATAGAGGCAGTAGGTCTTGGGGTTTCCATGTGGAATGCAGATTTTGAAGTGAAAAAAGCTTCAGATTGGGTAACCCGATCGGAAAATGAACAAGGTGTAGCCTATATGGTAAAAGAACATTTTCGAAAACAACAGCCAATAGAGTTTTTAAGAAAGATGAAAATTATTAAAAACTAA
- a CDS encoding YlbF family regulator encodes MAVNLYDTAYALETAIRQSPEYTQLQNAYKEVNADPQSKQMFDQFRQIQMNLSQKQMMGQEISEQEVQQAQSTVALVQQNPKIANLMQAEQRMSMIIGELNQIIMKPLEDLYGKM; translated from the coding sequence ATGGCAGTTAATTTGTATGATACCGCCTATGCATTAGAAACAGCGATCCGTCAAAGCCCTGAGTATACACAATTACAAAATGCTTATAAGGAAGTAAACGCTGACCCGCAATCAAAGCAGATGTTTGACCAATTCCGTCAAATTCAAATGAACCTTTCACAAAAACAAATGATGGGCCAAGAGATTTCTGAGCAAGAAGTTCAACAGGCACAATCTACAGTAGCACTTGTTCAACAAAATCCAAAAATAGCAAACCTTATGCAAGCAGAACAACGCATGAGTATGATTATTGGTGAATTAAATCAGATCATCATGAAACCATTAGAAGATTTATACGGAAAAATGTAA